In Acidobacteriota bacterium, the DNA window CCTATGTTGCGCTGGATGCTTCGTTGCTTGAAATCAATCCCTTCCTGTTGACCGAAGAAGGCGAGCTTTATGCGCTGGATGCCAAGGTCAATTTCGACGACAACGCGCTCTATCGCCACAAGGAATTCGAGGCGTTGCGCGATTTGAACGAAGAGGCACCGCTCGAAATCGAAGCGTCGAAACACGATCTCAACTACATCAAGCTGGACGGCAACATTGCCTGTATGGTCAATGGCGCGGGTTTGGCGATGGCGACGATGGACATCATCAAGCTGGCGGGCGGCGAACCGGCCAACTTCCTGGACGTGGGCGGCGGCGCTTCGCAGGAACGCGTCGAGAATGCATTTCGCATTCTGCTGGCCGATCCGGCGGTCAAGGCGGTGTTGGTCAACATCTTTGGCGGCATTGTGCGTTGCGACATGGTCGCGCGCGGTGTGGTCGAGGCGGCGCGCAACTTGGGCGTGCAAGTGCCCATCGTTGTCCGGCTAGAAGGCACCAATGTCGAAGAGGGCCAGCGCGTGTTGCAGGAATCCGGGATGAATTTTCTGGTCGCCAAAGGCATGCAGGATGCGGCACAGAAGGCTGTGGCCGCCGCAGGCAATTGAACTAGCAACACAGCAATCGTTTACGTTAAGAGGATGAACCGGAAGAACGCCGGTTCATCCTTTTTGCTTTCTGAAGCCCCTGCCTTGCGCTGCGCTCTTGTACATTTATAATCATCACCCAGAGCAAGAACAACGAACTTGCTTGCACCCGCTGGCAGCTTAGGCCGCGTATTTCAGGGCAAGATGATTACTTTAATTCAACATCCCAGTCGTAAACGCGCGCTCCTGGCTACGTTGTGCTTTTCCCTGTTCCTGCATTTCATCGGCACGCTGGCCGTCAAATATCTGCCGCTCTTCCGGCTGGTTTACAGCCTGCACGGCATCGAATTCGTCGAGCAGGATTTTGATAAGCGCATCCTGGTGACCTTTACCAAACGGCTCAGCTATCCGCCGGGGTACAGCGGCTTCCGTCCATCCAAAAAACAACTCACGCCTGAAGAGATCAAACGCCTGGAAGCGCGCCGCCAAGCGCTCGCCGCGCAACGCGAAGCCGCCGCCCGCCGGCGTCAGGAAGAAGAGGCCAAAGAGGCCGCCAAGGAAGCTGAGCTTGCGGCAAAACGCGAGGCCGAAGCCAAAGCGCAAACCATTGCCCAGGCCAGCGCCACGCCCACACCCTCGCCCACGCCGAAGTCGGAATATCCCGGCGGCTTTGGCAAGATCAACACTTCGCCGATCAAAGCCCAGGTGCAGCGCCTGTACGATGCCAAGCAGGAAGGCAAACTCGTGTTGCCGGAAGGCAAGCTGCGCGTGGGCGTCACGGGCACGATTCGCGCGGACGGCACGCTGGCCAATTACAAACTGATTATTCCTTCGGGGCTACCAGAAATTGACAAGGCGGCGTTGGCGATTCTGGATGCCGTCAGCGAAAGCCGCGCGCTGGGGCCGCTGCACGAGATTACTTCACTGAGCATGATCTTGAGCGTGGATGAGCGCGCCGAACTGAGCGTCGTGGGTTTTACCGCCAACGAACAGGCCGCCGCCAATATCGTCAACCTGGCCAATGCGGCGCTGCTTTACGCGCGCATCAAAAAAGCCGATGAACCGGCGGCGATGTTGATGATCAATCACCTGAAAGTTTCGCGCACCGGCCAGCGCGTGCAAGCGCTCATCAGCATGCCGCGCCAGAAAGCTTCGGATTCGCTGGCGCAGACGATGGCGAAGTAGGTGCCGACAC includes these proteins:
- the sucC gene encoding ADP-forming succinate--CoA ligase subunit beta, with protein sequence MKIHEYQGKALLSRFDVKVPRSAVAKTVEEAEAAAQQLGLPVVVKAQIHAGGRGKGGGVKLARTMEDVKTIAGQILGMNLVTHQTGPEGRIVHTLLIEEGLRIKQEFYLGMLLDRATSKLVFMASSAGGMDIEEVAAHTPEKILKEYIDPAVGMQAFQARRLAIGLGLAPKLIGKAARFMLNLYNAYVALDASLLEINPFLLTEEGELYALDAKVNFDDNALYRHKEFEALRDLNEEAPLEIEASKHDLNYIKLDGNIACMVNGAGLAMATMDIIKLAGGEPANFLDVGGGASQERVENAFRILLADPAVKAVLVNIFGGIVRCDMVARGVVEAARNLGVQVPIVVRLEGTNVEEGQRVLQESGMNFLVAKGMQDAAQKAVAAAGN